One stretch of Miscanthus floridulus cultivar M001 chromosome 18, ASM1932011v1, whole genome shotgun sequence DNA includes these proteins:
- the LOC136524224 gene encoding secreted RxLR effector protein 161-like, with protein sequence MEDINSFKREMVACFRMSDLCVLSYYLSIEVRQGKEELTLGQSAYASKLLERSSMAECKPCLTPIEAKVDETLYRSIVGGLRYLVHMRPDITFAVGYVSRFIEDPRDDHWAAVKRLLCYVKGTVDQGIIFLKADRSRLQLTMFSDADMAGDIDGRRSTSGVLVFLGSAPISWLSLKQKVVELSTHETEYVAAATAACQVVWLRRLLGELTGTVSMEGRSSSSSLKLVGNSRTSSPSRSDVFNSRS encoded by the exons atggaggacatcaacagcttcaagcgcgagatggtggcTTGTTTTCGAATGAGTGATCTCTGcgtactctcctactacctcagcatcgaggtgagacaggggaaggaggaactcacgctcggtcagagcgcgtatgcctccaagctattgGAGAGGAGCAGCATGGCTGAGTGTAAGCCATGCTTGACTCCGATAGAGGCGAAGGTGGATGAAACACtgtaccggagcatcgtcggtggtctgcgctacctagtccacatgaggccggacattacgttcgccgtgggctacgtcagtcgcttcatagaGGATCCTAGAGACGATCACTGGGCTGCAGTGAAGCGACTACTGTGCTACGTCaaagggacggtggatcaggggatcatctttTTGAAGGCCGacaggagtaggctgcagctcactatgttcagcgatgcagacatggcgggggacattgacggacgacggagcacttctggcgtgctcgtcttcctcgggtcggccccaatttcatggttgtcgctaaaacagaaggtggtggagcTATCTACGCACGAGACAGAATATGTAgcagcggccacagcggcgtgccaagttgtgtggctgcgccgtctgctgggcgagctgaccg ggactgtgtcgatggagggcagatcgtcatcaagTTCgttgaaactggtcggcaactcgcggacgtcctcaccaagccgctcggacgtcttcaactcacggagctga
- the LOC136520770 gene encoding auxin-responsive protein IAA23-like — translation MSTSSTNSAAASPAVSGLDYDDTALTLALPGSSSAADLAAADRKRAHADHDMPPSPKARAVGWPPVRANRRNALRDEQAKLVKVAVDGAPYLRKVDLAAHDGYAALLRALHGMFASCLGADGAGRLVDAATGAEYVPTYEDKDGDWMLVGDVPFKMFVDSCKRIRLMKSSEAVSLSPRTSSQ, via the exons ATGTCGACCAGCTCGACCAACTCCGCCGCGGCTTCCCCGGCCGTGTCCGGCCTCGACTACGACGACACCGCGCTCACCCTCGCCCTCCcgggctcctcctccgccgccgatcTCGCCGCCGCCGACCGCAAGCGCGCCCACGCCGACCACGACATGCCGCCCTCCCCAAA GGCGCGGGCCGTGGGGTGGCCGCCGGTGCGCGCGAACCGGCGCAACGCGCTGCGCGACGAGCAGGCCAAGCTCGTCAAGGTGGCCGTGGACGGCGCGCCGTACCTGCGCAAGGTGGACCTCGCGGCGCACGACGGGTACGCGGCCCTGCTCCGCGCGCTCCACGGCATGTTCGCCTCTTGCCTCGGAGCCGACGGGGCCGGGAGGCTCGTCGACGCCGCCACCGGCGCCGAGTACGTGCCCACCTACGAGGACAAGGACGGCGACTGGATGCTCGTCGGAGACGTCCCCTTCAA GATGTTCGTGGACTCATGCAAGAGGATCCGCCTCATGAAGAGCTCCGAGGCCGTCAGCCTAT CTCCAAGGACATCATCCCAATGA